A single window of Paenibacillus sp. SYP-B4298 DNA harbors:
- the rpsM gene encoding 30S ribosomal protein S13, with translation MARIAGVDLPRDKRVEIALQYIFGIGKTTSQKILATTGIDANTRVRDLTEDEVSRLRETIDKTVKVEGDLRREISLNIKRLIEIGCYRGIRHRRGLPVRGQRTKTNARTRKGPRRTVANKKK, from the coding sequence ATGGCACGTATAGCTGGTGTAGACTTGCCGCGTGATAAGCGCGTCGAAATTGCCCTGCAGTACATTTTCGGGATTGGCAAAACAACTTCCCAGAAGATCCTTGCAACTACGGGCATCGATGCAAATACCCGCGTTCGCGATTTAACAGAAGACGAAGTAAGCCGTCTGCGTGAAACGATCGATAAAACGGTCAAGGTTGAGGGCGACTTGCGTCGTGAAATTTCGTTAAATATTAAAAGGTTGATTGAGATCGGCTGCTACCGCGGAATCCGTCATCGTCGTGGTCTGCCTGTTCGTGGTCAACGCACGAAAACAAATGCACGCACACGAAAAGGTCCACGTCGGACTGTTGCGAATAAGAAGAAGTAA
- a CDS encoding KOW domain-containing RNA-binding protein has product MRTMPQIGQIVKVLRGKDGGSYAVVIGVSEHDPYVWIADGDKRRFDQPKRKNLLHLELQPETSNEVASSMRETGRVTNGKLRYVIQKFVERKGE; this is encoded by the coding sequence ATGAGGACAATGCCTCAGATTGGTCAAATCGTAAAGGTATTGCGAGGCAAGGATGGTGGAAGCTATGCGGTTGTGATTGGCGTGTCGGAGCATGACCCATACGTCTGGATTGCAGACGGCGACAAGCGCCGGTTCGACCAGCCCAAGCGCAAAAATCTTCTCCATCTTGAACTCCAGCCTGAAACGAGCAATGAAGTGGCAAGCAGCATGCGGGAGACCGGTCGAGTTACAAATGGAAAGCTGCGTTATGTGATTCAGAAGTTTGTAGAGCGGAAAGGAGAATGA
- the infA gene encoding translation initiation factor IF-1, which produces MAKEDVIEVEGTVIEPLPNATFKVELENGHQILAHVSGKLRMHFIRILTGDKVVIQLSPYDLTKGRITYRK; this is translated from the coding sequence GTGGCTAAAGAAGATGTGATTGAAGTGGAAGGAACGGTTATCGAGCCGTTGCCCAATGCTACGTTCAAGGTGGAACTGGAGAACGGACATCAAATTCTCGCCCATGTATCCGGAAAGCTTAGAATGCATTTTATCCGCATCCTAACAGGAGACAAAGTGGTTATACAGTTGTCGCCTTATGATTTAACAAAAGGTCGTATCACCTATCGGAAGTAG
- the rplQ gene encoding 50S ribosomal protein L17: MAYQKLGRDSSARKALFRDLVTDLFLYERIQTTEAKAKEVRSIAEKLITLAKRGDLHARRQVAAFVRRESINGEQDAIQKLFSELATRYSERAGGYTRILKLGPRRGDAAPMVYLELVDRA; encoded by the coding sequence ATGGCATACCAAAAGTTGGGCCGGGATTCCAGTGCGCGTAAAGCATTGTTCCGCGATCTGGTAACTGACCTGTTCCTGTATGAACGCATCCAAACAACAGAAGCAAAAGCGAAAGAGGTTCGCTCGATCGCCGAGAAACTGATCACGCTGGCAAAACGGGGAGATCTTCATGCTCGCCGTCAAGTTGCTGCTTTTGTACGTCGTGAATCCATTAACGGGGAGCAAGATGCAATTCAAAAGCTGTTCTCCGAATTGGCTACCCGTTACTCAGAGCGCGCTGGCGGTTATACGCGCATTCTGAAGCTGGGTCCTCGTCGCGGTGACGCAGCGCCTATGGTTTACCTTGAACTGGTTGACCGTGCGTAA
- the truA gene encoding tRNA pseudouridine(38-40) synthase TruA, translating to MRNICMTVSYDGTAYNGFQIQPIGRTIQGEIERVLHVLTGETIKIHGSGRTDAGVHARGQVFHFHTESQIPVDRWAIALNSRLPDDIVILSAEEKPLEFHSRRSAKRKTYRYSIRTGKHPNVFTRHYEFHHYSLLDVEAMRAALVCLEGEHDFTTFTSIHSTKQSHVRTIYEAKLVQEGDVLHTYFTGNGFLYNMVRIIMGTLMRVGEGKIQAEEMPHILAACDRSKAGPKAMAHGLTLWSVEYNSSLTSEAVADRELG from the coding sequence TTGAGAAATATCTGTATGACAGTAAGCTATGACGGCACGGCATATAACGGCTTTCAGATTCAGCCGATCGGGCGAACGATCCAGGGAGAGATTGAGCGGGTTCTGCATGTGCTGACCGGCGAGACAATCAAAATCCATGGCTCCGGTCGCACGGATGCCGGCGTGCATGCGCGTGGTCAAGTGTTTCACTTTCATACGGAGTCGCAGATTCCGGTGGATCGATGGGCGATTGCCCTGAACTCCAGACTGCCGGACGACATTGTGATCCTGTCGGCGGAGGAGAAGCCGCTTGAGTTCCATTCCAGGCGTTCTGCCAAGCGCAAAACGTATCGTTATTCGATCCGCACGGGCAAGCATCCGAACGTATTCACGCGGCACTATGAATTTCATCATTATAGTCTGCTTGATGTTGAGGCGATGCGCGCGGCGCTTGTATGTCTGGAGGGAGAGCATGATTTTACAACCTTCACTTCGATCCACTCTACGAAGCAGAGTCATGTTCGGACGATCTATGAGGCGAAGCTCGTTCAAGAGGGCGATGTGCTCCATACGTATTTCACAGGGAATGGCTTTCTGTATAATATGGTTCGGATTATTATGGGGACACTCATGCGAGTCGGTGAAGGGAAGATCCAGGCTGAAGAGATGCCGCATATTCTGGCTGCTTGCGATCGGAGCAAAGCAGGGCCCAAAGCGATGGCTCATGGGCTGACATTGTGGAGTGTGGAATACAACTCTAGCTTGACTAGTGAAGCGGTAGCTGACAGAGAACTCGGTTGA
- the secY gene encoding preprotein translocase subunit SecY gives MFKTLSNIWKVEDLRKRILFTLFILLIYRIGAFIPVPNIDKSVFDQINSEQASLFGVLNTFSGGALFQFSIFAMSIVPYITASIIVQLLTMDVIPKFAEWAKEGENGKKKLAQITRYGTIILGLIQAFATAIGFNRQYNFQFVVDPGFATYTMIAIVLTAGTAFLMWLGEQITEKGIGNGISIIIFAGIVAGFPGHIRTIYADQFIDSDQLFLNIVKALVILIAVVAIIVGVIFVQQGIRKIPVQYAKRVVGRKMYGGQSTHIPLKVNGAGVIPVIFAVSLLMFPVTLAGFWADKPWAQWVTKHMYYDQPLGMVLYVLLIIGFTFFYTFVQINPVQMADQMKKNGGYIPGVRPGKPTSTYITRVMSRITLSGALFLSIISVLPVAFGALAGLPRSVQIGGTSLLIVVGVALDTMKQIETQLIKRHYKGFINK, from the coding sequence TTGTTCAAGACCTTGTCCAATATTTGGAAAGTAGAAGATCTGCGCAAAAGAATACTGTTTACCCTGTTCATCTTGCTTATTTATCGTATTGGTGCCTTTATTCCGGTGCCGAATATCGATAAATCTGTGTTTGACCAAATCAACTCAGAGCAAGCGAGTCTGTTCGGAGTACTCAATACGTTCTCCGGCGGTGCGCTGTTCCAGTTTTCGATCTTTGCAATGTCGATCGTACCTTACATTACCGCATCCATTATCGTACAATTGTTGACGATGGATGTTATCCCCAAATTTGCCGAGTGGGCAAAAGAGGGAGAGAACGGGAAAAAGAAGCTGGCTCAAATTACACGTTACGGAACGATTATTCTCGGTCTGATTCAGGCGTTCGCGACAGCGATCGGCTTCAACCGTCAATATAATTTCCAATTCGTTGTGGATCCGGGCTTTGCTACGTATACGATGATTGCAATCGTCTTGACCGCAGGTACTGCATTCCTGATGTGGCTCGGTGAACAGATTACCGAGAAAGGAATTGGTAACGGAATTTCGATCATTATCTTCGCCGGTATTGTCGCTGGATTTCCAGGGCATATCCGTACTATCTACGCAGACCAGTTCATTGATTCCGATCAATTGTTCCTGAACATCGTGAAGGCGCTCGTTATCCTTATCGCGGTTGTTGCGATCATTGTCGGTGTTATCTTCGTACAGCAAGGGATTCGCAAAATTCCTGTGCAGTATGCAAAACGGGTTGTAGGACGTAAAATGTATGGTGGCCAATCCACGCACATTCCATTGAAGGTTAATGGAGCAGGCGTTATCCCGGTTATCTTCGCAGTGTCTCTGCTTATGTTCCCAGTTACACTTGCTGGCTTCTGGGCTGATAAGCCTTGGGCACAATGGGTAACAAAGCATATGTACTATGACCAGCCGCTAGGCATGGTACTGTATGTACTCTTGATTATCGGCTTCACCTTCTTCTACACCTTTGTCCAGATTAACCCGGTACAAATGGCGGATCAGATGAAGAAGAACGGCGGTTACATTCCAGGCGTTCGTCCTGGCAAACCGACCTCGACATACATCACGCGTGTTATGTCGCGGATTACGCTCTCCGGAGCGCTGTTCCTTTCCATCATCTCTGTTCTTCCGGTTGCCTTTGGCGCTTTGGCAGGTCTGCCGCGTTCGGTACAGATTGGCGGTACCTCCTTGCTGATCGTAGTAGGGGTTGCACTGGATACGATGAAGCAAATCGAAACTCAGTTGATCAAACGCCACTACAAAGGGTTTATCAATAAATAA
- the rpmJ gene encoding 50S ribosomal protein L36, with amino-acid sequence MKVRPSVKPICEKCKVIRRKGNVMVICENPKHKQKQG; translated from the coding sequence ATGAAGGTAAGACCTTCGGTCAAGCCAATCTGCGAGAAATGCAAAGTCATTCGTCGCAAAGGCAACGTTATGGTGATTTGTGAAAATCCTAAACACAAACAAAAACAAGGATAA
- a CDS encoding stalk domain-containing protein, whose translation MKKSIVTLALGIFIGVAASYAGPAVAAVKQFILNEVNYPVVVDGVTYKDSKNPILNYNGSTYIPLAKIGDLTGVQYKWNAGKKQVEISTGAKTTSSTDGPAGRKNDYLKPNTEVIIEEPKIKGYNGVSDEADVNYHVAADFGREMPPLLSEGWVAEDLIFDVFNLGYFPDTEAKDGKTYDVIKIRRNYTTLITITLPDGWSDKEAQKEVVADGIRIQRHMNTNYFSISDLEKQLGIKS comes from the coding sequence TTGAAGAAGAGTATCGTAACACTGGCGCTTGGTATCTTTATCGGGGTGGCGGCATCTTACGCAGGCCCGGCTGTTGCTGCAGTCAAGCAGTTCATTTTGAACGAGGTTAACTATCCAGTCGTCGTAGACGGCGTGACTTACAAGGACAGCAAGAATCCGATCCTGAACTATAACGGGAGCACATACATCCCGCTGGCGAAGATCGGGGATCTGACCGGGGTTCAGTACAAATGGAATGCCGGCAAGAAGCAGGTAGAGATCAGCACCGGCGCGAAGACTACCAGCAGCACCGATGGGCCTGCTGGCCGCAAGAATGACTATCTGAAGCCGAATACCGAAGTAATTATTGAGGAGCCAAAAATTAAGGGTTACAACGGCGTGAGTGATGAAGCGGACGTTAATTATCATGTTGCCGCTGACTTTGGAAGGGAAATGCCGCCGCTGCTCAGTGAAGGGTGGGTTGCGGAGGATTTAATTTTTGATGTGTTCAACTTAGGTTACTTTCCTGACACAGAAGCAAAGGATGGCAAAACCTACGATGTTATAAAAATCAGAAGAAATTATACCACGCTGATTACAATCACATTGCCTGATGGGTGGAGTGACAAGGAAGCGCAAAAAGAAGTTGTTGCTGATGGGATTCGCATTCAAAGGCATATGAACACGAACTACTTTAGTATATCTGATCTTGAGAAGCAACTTGGCATAAAGAGTTAG
- a CDS encoding putative holin-like toxin: protein MTVFEALMLMLTFGLLIVAMLSFKKDK, encoded by the coding sequence ATGACAGTATTTGAAGCACTCATGCTTATGCTTACCTTCGGCTTGTTGATCGTAGCCATGCTGTCGTTCAAGAAAGACAAATAG
- the rplM gene encoding 50S ribosomal protein L13, producing the protein MRTTYMAKPNEVERKWYIIDAEGKTLGRLASEAAALIRGKHKPQFTPHVDTGDFVVVVNAEKIVLTGKKLQNKMYYRHSLYSGGLKVTSAQEMINKKPERVLEQAIHGMLPKNRLGEKMKLKLKVYAGPEHPHQAQNPEVYELRG; encoded by the coding sequence ATGCGTACCACGTATATGGCCAAGCCTAATGAAGTTGAGCGTAAATGGTACATTATCGATGCGGAAGGCAAAACGCTCGGACGTTTGGCAAGTGAGGCTGCTGCGCTGATTCGCGGCAAGCACAAGCCACAATTCACTCCACATGTGGACACTGGCGACTTCGTAGTCGTTGTCAATGCGGAGAAGATTGTACTGACCGGGAAAAAGCTGCAAAACAAAATGTACTATCGTCATTCCTTGTACTCTGGTGGACTGAAAGTTACCTCGGCACAAGAAATGATCAACAAGAAACCTGAGCGCGTTCTGGAGCAAGCGATTCACGGCATGCTTCCTAAAAACCGCCTGGGCGAGAAAATGAAGCTGAAGCTGAAAGTTTATGCCGGACCGGAACACCCACATCAAGCACAAAACCCAGAAGTGTATGAGCTTCGCGGTTAA
- a CDS encoding adenylate kinase, with amino-acid sequence MNILFMGPPGAGKGTQAERIVEEFQVPHISTGDAFRLAMKQGTPLGQKAKEYVDQGLLVPDDVTNGIVRERLQQPDCEKGFLLDGFPRTLSQAEALDEMLSAMNRGIDHVVNLKVDRSLLLARLTGRRICKACGSTYHVLFNAPAKEGVCDKCGGELYQRSDDTEEKVGTRLDEYISKTAPLLAYYSDKGLLREVDGEKEIDTVTAEIVSCMRGLS; translated from the coding sequence ATGAATATCCTATTCATGGGACCGCCCGGAGCTGGCAAAGGCACTCAGGCTGAACGGATTGTTGAGGAATTTCAAGTTCCCCATATCTCCACTGGAGATGCGTTCCGTCTGGCGATGAAGCAGGGCACTCCGCTCGGGCAAAAGGCAAAGGAATATGTAGATCAGGGACTATTGGTTCCGGATGATGTGACAAATGGCATTGTCAGGGAACGTCTGCAGCAGCCGGATTGTGAGAAGGGATTTCTGCTTGACGGATTTCCACGCACATTATCCCAGGCTGAGGCGTTGGACGAAATGCTGAGCGCAATGAATCGTGGTATCGACCATGTGGTCAACTTGAAGGTGGATCGCAGTCTGCTGCTTGCGCGGTTGACCGGCCGCCGGATCTGCAAGGCTTGTGGATCGACGTACCATGTCTTGTTCAACGCTCCAGCGAAGGAAGGCGTATGTGATAAGTGCGGCGGCGAGCTGTATCAGCGTTCGGATGATACAGAAGAGAAGGTCGGCACACGTCTGGATGAGTATATCTCCAAGACAGCACCACTTCTCGCCTACTACTCTGACAAAGGGCTGCTTCGCGAAGTGGACGGCGAAAAAGAAATCGATACGGTAACCGCTGAGATCGTATCTTGTATGCGAGGGTTATCCTGA
- a CDS encoding DNA-directed RNA polymerase subunit alpha: MIEIEKPKIETVELNEDGTYGRFVVEPLERGYGTTLGNSLRRILLSSLPGAAVTSVQIDGVLHEFSTVAGVIEDVTEIILNLKGLSLKIHSDEEKVLEIDAEGEGNITAGDIRADSDVEILNPDLHIATLAPGARLHMRIFANRGRGYVQADRNKREDQPIGVIPVDSIYTPITRVNYSIENTRVGQVTNYDKLTLEVWTDGSIRPEEAVSLGAKILTEHLDLFVGLTDEAKDAEIMVEKEEDKKEKVLEMTIEELDLSVRSYNCLKRAGINTVQELITKTEEDMMKVRNLGRKSLEEVQEKLEELGLGLRTED, translated from the coding sequence GTGATTGAGATCGAAAAGCCGAAGATTGAAACCGTAGAGCTGAATGAGGATGGCACGTATGGCCGCTTCGTTGTCGAGCCGCTGGAACGCGGATACGGTACGACGCTCGGAAACTCGCTTCGTCGCATCTTGCTGTCGTCGTTGCCCGGTGCGGCAGTGACGTCAGTACAGATTGACGGAGTGCTCCACGAGTTCTCGACGGTTGCTGGTGTGATCGAGGACGTGACCGAGATCATCCTGAACCTCAAGGGCCTCTCGTTGAAGATACATTCTGACGAAGAGAAAGTGTTGGAGATTGATGCAGAGGGCGAAGGAAACATTACGGCCGGTGACATTCGCGCTGATAGCGATGTCGAGATTCTCAACCCAGATCTTCATATTGCAACGTTAGCTCCTGGTGCGCGGCTTCATATGCGAATCTTCGCGAATCGCGGCCGTGGCTATGTGCAAGCTGACCGCAACAAGCGTGAAGATCAGCCAATCGGTGTCATTCCGGTAGATTCTATCTACACACCGATTACCCGTGTCAACTACAGCATCGAGAATACTCGTGTCGGTCAGGTAACGAACTATGACAAGCTGACGCTTGAAGTATGGACGGACGGCAGTATTCGCCCTGAAGAGGCTGTTAGCTTGGGCGCGAAGATTTTGACTGAGCATCTGGATTTGTTTGTCGGCTTGACCGATGAGGCGAAAGATGCTGAGATTATGGTTGAAAAAGAAGAAGACAAGAAAGAGAAAGTGCTGGAAATGACGATCGAAGAGCTCGATCTTTCCGTGCGTTCTTATAACTGTCTGAAACGTGCAGGCATTAATACCGTGCAAGAGCTGATTACGAAAACGGAAGAAGACATGATGAAGGTCCGGAATTTGGGACGTAAGTCTTTGGAAGAAGTTCAGGAAAAGCTCGAGGAGCTAGGTTTAGGCCTCCGGACGGAAGACTAA
- the map gene encoding type I methionyl aminopeptidase: protein MIICRSESELVFMREAGRIVADTHRLMAKAVEPGITTMELDRIAEAYIRSQGAIPSFKGYNSFPGSICASVNDELVHGIPGSRKLNEGDIISIDIGAQFEGYHGDSAWTYGVGQISDDAARLLQVTEQSLYAGLQHVKPDTRLFTVSHAIQQVAEDAKMSIVREYVGHGIGTSLHEEPQIPNYGVPNRGPRLKQGMVLAIEPMVILGERYVRTLQDNWTVVTVDGTWCAHFEHTVAVTADGYEILTRSSDS, encoded by the coding sequence ATGATTATTTGCAGGTCCGAGTCCGAACTGGTCTTTATGAGGGAAGCAGGACGAATCGTCGCGGACACACACCGACTGATGGCCAAAGCGGTCGAACCGGGGATAACCACCATGGAACTCGACCGGATCGCTGAAGCCTACATTCGCAGTCAAGGGGCTATCCCTTCCTTCAAAGGCTACAATTCATTTCCTGGCAGCATATGTGCTTCTGTAAACGACGAGTTGGTGCATGGTATTCCTGGTTCGCGCAAGCTGAACGAGGGCGACATTATCAGCATCGACATCGGCGCACAATTCGAGGGCTATCACGGAGATTCTGCCTGGACCTATGGTGTAGGTCAGATTTCTGATGACGCTGCTCGACTTCTCCAAGTAACAGAGCAGTCTCTATATGCCGGACTGCAGCATGTTAAGCCCGACACACGGCTATTCACCGTATCTCATGCCATCCAGCAGGTGGCAGAGGATGCGAAGATGTCGATTGTACGGGAGTATGTCGGTCATGGGATTGGCACCAGTCTCCATGAGGAACCGCAAATTCCGAACTATGGCGTGCCGAACCGCGGTCCGCGTCTGAAGCAGGGAATGGTGCTGGCTATCGAACCGATGGTTATCTTGGGTGAGCGTTATGTACGCACACTGCAGGATAACTGGACAGTCGTTACGGTAGACGGAACCTGGTGTGCTCATTTTGAACATACCGTTGCGGTAACTGCGGATGGTTATGAGATTTTGACCCGTTCCTCTGATTCCTAG
- a CDS encoding tyrosine-type recombinase/integrase, whose translation MDNASPEAPSWDLQVDGGGGVLSSAVAGSALLRLYCLKLWQRRQEQLIANQVFDYGVRMEIIARNPMKATTIPKQENEFLADQADKQRNYWEKGEIIKFLAVVKKECSLRDYAMFHLMIYTGGRKGEVLALRWSDVDLKDKTISFSKTLFHEGGEAVALTSKTAASRRSISLDKSTVACSRSSAERQPASRW comes from the coding sequence TTGGATAATGCATCACCGGAAGCGCCGTCCTGGGATCTTCAAGTAGACGGGGGCGGAGGTGTTCTCAGTTCCGCAGTAGCAGGATCAGCATTATTGCGCCTGTACTGTCTTAAGCTATGGCAGCGGCGGCAAGAGCAACTCATAGCGAACCAGGTATTCGATTATGGGGTTAGGATGGAGATTATCGCTAGGAATCCGATGAAGGCGACAACGATTCCGAAACAAGAGAACGAGTTCCTTGCCGATCAGGCGGACAAGCAGCGGAATTATTGGGAGAAAGGTGAGATCATCAAGTTTCTGGCCGTCGTAAAGAAGGAATGCTCATTGCGAGACTATGCCATGTTCCATCTGATGATCTATACCGGCGGTCGCAAGGGAGAGGTACTGGCTCTGCGCTGGAGTGACGTCGATCTGAAAGACAAAACGATCAGCTTCAGCAAAACATTGTTCCATGAAGGCGGGGAGGCGGTCGCTCTGACCTCCAAAACAGCCGCTTCCAGACGTTCAATCAGCTTGGATAAGTCAACGGTCGCCTGCTCAAGAAGCTCCGCAGAGAGGCAGCCAGCGAGCCGCTGGTGA
- the rpsK gene encoding 30S ribosomal protein S11: MAKPKKVVRTKRRDRKNIESGVAHIRSTFNNTIVTITDPHGNAISWASAGNLGFKGSRKSTPFAAQMAAESAAKAAMEHGMKAVEVMVKGPGAGREAAIRSLQAAGLEVNLIKDVTPIPHNGCRPPKRRRV; this comes from the coding sequence ATGGCAAAACCGAAAAAAGTGGTTCGTACAAAACGTCGTGACCGCAAAAATATTGAATCTGGCGTAGCACACATCCGTTCTACGTTCAACAATACCATCGTTACGATTACCGATCCGCACGGCAACGCGATTTCTTGGGCAAGTGCTGGTAACCTTGGTTTCAAAGGTTCCCGCAAAAGCACGCCGTTTGCAGCGCAAATGGCAGCCGAGTCCGCCGCTAAAGCCGCAATGGAGCACGGTATGAAAGCAGTAGAAGTCATGGTTAAAGGACCAGGTGCTGGCCGCGAGGCTGCAATCCGTTCCCTTCAAGCCGCTGGGCTGGAAGTTAACCTGATTAAAGACGTGACACCGATCCCTCATAACGGATGCCGTCCACCAAAACGTCGTCGCGTATAG
- the rpsI gene encoding 30S ribosomal protein S9, whose translation MAQVQYYGTGRRKHSVARVRLVPGEGRIIINKRDINDYFGHETLKLIVKQPLALTETLSKYDVLVLANGGGTTGQAGAIRHGISRALLKADPEFRPALKRAGFLTRDPRMKERKKYGLKAARRAPQFSKR comes from the coding sequence ATGGCACAAGTACAATACTATGGAACAGGTCGTCGTAAACACTCGGTAGCACGTGTACGTCTCGTTCCGGGTGAAGGACGAATTATTATTAACAAACGCGACATCAACGATTATTTCGGCCACGAAACGCTGAAACTGATCGTAAAACAACCGCTGGCTCTGACAGAGACATTGTCCAAATATGATGTTCTCGTTCTGGCTAATGGCGGTGGCACAACTGGTCAAGCTGGCGCAATCCGTCACGGTATCTCCCGTGCATTGCTGAAAGCTGACCCTGAATTCCGTCCTGCACTGAAACGTGCTGGATTCCTGACTCGTGATCCGCGTATGAAAGAACGTAAGAAATACGGTCTTAAAGCGGCTCGTCGCGCGCCACAATTCTCGAAACGTTAA